A region of Sugiyamaella lignohabitans strain CBS 10342 chromosome A, complete sequence DNA encodes the following proteins:
- the MSS4 gene encoding 1-phosphatidylinositol-4-phosphate 5-kinase (Phosphatidylinositol-4-phosphate 5-kinase; involved in actin cytoskeleton organization and cell morphogenesis; multicopy suppressor of stt4 mutation; GO_component: GO:0005634 - nucleus [Evidence IDA] [PMID 9624177]; GO_component: GO:0005886 - plasma membrane [Evidence IDA] [PMID 9624177]; GO_function: GO:0016308 - 1-phosphatidylinositol-4-phosphate 5-kinase activity [Evidence IEA]; GO_function: GO:0016308 - 1-phosphatidylinositol-4-phosphate 5-kinase activity [Evidence IDA] [PMID 9624177]; GO_function: GO:0016308 - 1-phosphatidylinositol-4-phosphate 5-kinase activity [Evidence IDA] [PMID 9624178]; GO_function: GO:0005524 - ATP binding [Evidence IEA]; GO_function: GO:0016301 - kinase activity [Evidence IEA]; GO_function: GO:0000166 - nucleotide binding [Evidence IEA]; GO_function: GO:0016307 - phosphatidylinositol phosphate kinase activity [Evidence IEA]; GO_function: GO:0016740 - transferase activity [Evidence IEA]; GO_process: GO:0031321 - ascospore-type prospore assembly [Evidence IGI] [PMID 19502581]; GO_process: GO:0046488 - phosphatidylinositol metabolic process [Evidence IEA]; GO_process: GO:0046854 - phosphatidylinositol phosphorylation [Evidence IDA] [PMID 9624177]; GO_process: GO:0046854 - phosphatidylinositol phosphorylation [Evidence IDA] [PMID 9624178]; GO_process: GO:0016310 - phosphorylation [Evidence IEA]), which yields MGAIFFTNGDYRPSNGTHKVPRRPVLSDVHCGVSVPKYGACVQQENRRPARRSAFAYHKVLILECSPDDSGVSVGSDETLNEPTVWKPVDIVAEQAYCDESSNTCSATIDNDDDNSSEWSFEAGDEAAFATRQIQAAWSDENTEATWSAPAASWALADCPIEIDENDSTPESNGDVSLVESSLETTHSDLAESEEITPAEVDDQNSCAMADAPAPTIEGNCSIDSLVAEIIAVANLFKGLPQLIVSGGLQAEPDFELSTTAPLAPSKSIAQTPSDDLVIQVEEVDKSKTPLLLTRAKAKLTTLTGHAAPITKSTLMFNGVQSAVYATPLSSQEALTMENKKYRLDGGAVIKAYSPIVYQNIRTLCGIDYHEFLNTFVLESDLTKTKSPGKSGSDFLFTPNGKYIIKTIKRKEHNVIANADFLADYYNHVKAHPGTQLPFYLGNFTLVANGKKTYFVIMKNLLQKETDLIYDLKGSSHDRRAGPRKDNRGRVVFKDLDWTDKHEAISMSQEDRDKLMVQVSKDVDFLKRHNIMDYSLLVGLQSGTRTCEEQPVIGMIDTLCPFSWRKRAETTVKGLIFGRSAIDVVHPSKYGARFLNFVQSAVVPEPGRSVSTRC from the coding sequence atgggtGCCATTTTCTTTACCAACGGTGATTATCGTCCTTCTAATGGAACCCACAAGGTCCCTCGTCGTCCTGTTTTGAGTGACGTCCATTGCGGTGTTTCTGTGCCCAAGTATGGTGCTTGTGTACAACAAGAGAACCGTCGCCCTGCCAGAcgttctgcttttgcttatcACAAGGTTTTGATCCTTGAATGTTCTCCCGATGACTCTGGCGTCTCGgttggatctgatgagACCCTCAATGAACCCACCGTTTGGAAACCCGTTGATATTGTTGCCGAACAAGCTTATTGTGACGAGTCGAGTAACACCTGCTCTGCTAccattgataatgatgatgacaactCCTCTGAGTGGTCTTTTGAGGCTGGAGACGAGGCTGCCTTTGCCACCCGCCAAATTCAAGCTGCCTGGTCCGATGAGAACACTGAAGCTACCTGGTCGgcccctgctgcctcttggGCTCTAGCTGATTGCcctattgaaattgatgagaatgactcTACTCCTGAGTCCAATGGCGATGTTTCATTGGTTGAGTCGTCTTTGGAAACCACTCACAGTGACTTGGCTGAATCTGAGGAAATCACTCCTGCGGAGGTGGATGATCAAAACTCTTGCGCTATGGCCGACGCACCTGCCCCTACCATCGAGGGCAATTGTTCTATTGACAgccttgttgctgagattattgcCGTTGCAAACTTATTCAAGGGTTTGCCacaattgattgtttctggCGGCCTTCAAGCCGAACCTGACTTTGAGCTTTCCACTACAGCTCCACTGGCTCCATCTAAGTCCATTGCTCAAACTCCCTCTGACGATTTGGTCATTCAGGTTGAGGAAGTCGACAAGTCCAAGACACCACTGTTGTTGACTAGAGCCAAGGCAAAGCTGACTACCCTTACTGGTCACGCTGCCCCTATCACGAAATCCACTCTTATGTTTAATGGAGTTCAATCTGCCGTCTATGCTACTCCCCTTAGTAGCCAAGAAGCCCTCACTatggagaacaagaaatacagACTTGATGGAGGTGCCGTTATTAAGGCTTATTCGCCTATTGTTTATCAAAACATCCGCACCCTTTGTGGAATTGACTATCATGAGTTTTTGAACACGTTTGTTTTGGAGTCtgacttgaccaagactAAATCCCCCGGTAAATCTGGATCCGACTTTTTGTTTACACCTAATGGCAAGTACATTATTAAGACCATCAAACGCAAGGAGCATAACGTCATTGCTAATGCGGACTTTTTGGCCGACTATTACAATCATGTCAAGGCCCACCCCGGTACTCAGCTCCCTTTCTATCTTGGAAACTTCACCCTTGTTGCCAATGGAAAAAAGACTTACTTTGTGattatgaagaatttgcttcagaaggagactgatttgatttACGATCTTAAGGGATCGAGCCATGACCGACGTGCTGGACCTAGAAAAGACAATCGTGGTCGTGTAGTGTTCAAGGACCTTGACTGGACTGACAAACATGAGGCTATCTCCATGAGTCAAGAGGACCGAGACAAGTTAATGGTTCAAGTTTCAAAGGATgtcgatttcttgaagcGACACAACATTATGGATTATTCATTATTGGTAGGACTTCAGAGTGGCACTCGTACTTGTGAAGAACAACCTGTCATTGGTATGATTGATACCCTTTGCCCCTTTAGTTGGCGCAAGAGAGCGGAGACCACTGTCAAAGGACTGATATTTGGCAGATCTGCTATCGACGTTGTTCACCCTTCGAAGTATGGAGCGAGATTTCTCAATTTCGTTCAATCTGCTGTGGTTCCTGAACCTGGCAGATCAGTGTCTACTCGTTGttaa
- the TPI1 gene encoding triose-phosphate isomerase TPI1 (Triose phosphate isomerase, abundant glycolytic enzyme; mRNA half-life is regulated by iron availability; transcription is controlled by activators Reb1p, Gcr1p, and Rap1p through binding sites in the 5' non-coding region; inhibition of Tpi1p activity by PEP (phosphoenolpyruvate) stimulates redox metabolism in respiring cells; E104D mutation in human TPI causes a rare autosomal disease; GO_component: GO:0005737 - cytoplasm [Evidence IDA] [PMID 11914276]; GO_component: GO:0005739 - mitochondrion [Evidence IDA] [PMID 16962558]; GO_component: GO:0005886 - plasma membrane [Evidence IDA] [PMID 16622836]; GO_function: GO:0003824 - catalytic activity [Evidence IEA]; GO_function: GO:0016853 - isomerase activity [Evidence IEA]; GO_function: GO:0004807 - triose-phosphate isomerase activity [Evidence IEA,IEA]; GO_function: GO:0004807 - triose-phosphate isomerase activity [Evidence IDA] [PMID 236471]; GO_process: GO:0006094 - gluconeogenesis [Evidence IEA,IEA]; GO_process: GO:0006096 - glycolytic process [Evidence IEA,IEA,IEA]; GO_process: GO:0006096 - glycolytic process [Evidence IMP] [PMID 11329176]; GO_process: GO:0008152 - metabolic process [Evidence IEA]; GO_process: GO:0006098 - pentose-phosphate shunt [Evidence IEA]): MNGTQESIKSIVDNLNAADLDKNVEVVVAPPFPYLLWVKEHLKASNVSISGQNAADRDNGAFTGEVSIAQLKDVGASWVILGHSERRTIIKETDELIATKTKYAIDNGLPVILCIGETFDEKNAGKTISVVQKQLDAVIAKLSKEDWSKVVIAYEPVWAIGTGLAATPEDAQAVHEEIRKYLAEKVGSDIANATRIIYGGSVNGKNAGSLSGKADIDGFLVGGACLKPEFADIVNSNKA; this comes from the coding sequence ATGAACGGTACTCAGGAATCGATTAAATCGATTGTTGACAACCTGAATGCCGCAGATCTCGATAAGAACGTCGAGGTCGTTGTGGCTCCTCCTTTCCCCTACCTTCTGTGGGTCAAGGAACACCTCAAGGCTTCGAATGTGTCTATTTCCGGCCaaaatgctgctgatagagACAACGGTGCTTTCACCGGAGAGGTTTCTATTGCCCAATTGAAGGATGTTGGTGCTTCTTGGGTCATTTTGGGCCACTCCGAGAGACGTACTATTATCAAGGAGACCGACGAGCTCATTGCTACCAAGACCAAGTATGCCATTGACAACGGACTTCCTGTCATTCTCTGTATTGGAGAGACTTTTGACGAGAAGAATGCTGGTAAGACCATCTCTGTTGTTCAAAAGCAGCTCGACGCTGTTATTGCCAAGCTCTCTAAGGAGGACTGGTCTAAGGTCGTCATTGCCTACGAGCCTGTTTGGGCTATTGGTACCGGTTTGGCTGCCACTCCCGAGGATGCCCAAGCTGTCCACGAGGAGATCCGTAAATACCTCGCCGAGAAGGTCGGTTCTGATATCGCCAATGCCACCCGTATCATCTACGGCGGCTCTGTCAACGGCAAGAACGCCGGCTCTCTCTCCGGCAAGGCCGACATCGACGGATTCCTCGTTGGCGGTGCCTGTCTCAAGCCCGAGTTCGCCGACATCGTCAACTCCAACAAGGCCTAA
- the PRP22 gene encoding DEAH-box ATP-dependent RNA helicase PRP22 (DEAH-box RNA-dependent ATPase/ATP-dependent RNA helicase; associates with lariat intermediates before the second catalytic step of splicing; mediates ATP-dependent mRNA release from the spliceosome and unwinds RNA duplexes; required for proofreading the exon ligation reaction; GO_component: GO:0071007 - U2-type catalytic step 2 spliceosome [Evidence IMP] [PMID 9524130]; GO_component: GO:0071021 - U2-type post-spliceosomal complex [Evidence IMP] [PMID 12212850]; GO_component: GO:0005634 - nucleus [Evidence IEA,IEA]; GO_function: GO:0005524 - ATP binding [Evidence IEA,IEA]; GO_function: GO:0004004 - ATP-dependent RNA helicase activity [Evidence IDA] [PMID 9582286]; GO_function: GO:0008026 - ATP-dependent helicase activity [Evidence IEA]; GO_function: GO:0003723 - RNA binding [Evidence IEA]; GO_function: GO:0004386 - helicase activity [Evidence IEA,IEA]; GO_function: GO:0016787 - hydrolase activity [Evidence IEA]; GO_function: GO:0003676 - nucleic acid binding [Evidence IEA]; GO_function: GO:0000166 - nucleotide binding [Evidence IEA]; GO_function: GO:0000386 - second spliceosomal transesterification activity [Evidence IDA] [PMID 12212850]; GO_function: GO:0000386 - second spliceosomal transesterification activity [Evidence IMP] [PMID 9524130]; GO_process: GO:0006200 - ATP catabolic process [Evidence IEA]; GO_process: GO:0008380 - RNA splicing [Evidence IEA]; GO_process: GO:0000350 - generation of catalytic spliceosome for second transesterification step [Evidence IDA] [PMID 12212850]; GO_process: GO:0000350 - generation of catalytic spliceosome for second transesterification step [Evidence IMP] [PMID 22408182]; GO_process: GO:0006397 - mRNA processing [Evidence IEA]; GO_process: GO:0000390 - spliceosomal complex disassembly [Evidence IMP] [PMID 9524130]), with translation MDEIEKLEILSLVSRLTTELSNYVGVADKSLAEFILHLHSESHKETQAGLKDSEIGEDDVVNVRIANFKAKLDENGASFPDTFIEHMDHLIASMHPEFRKAAKSNSRNGDANGTSSGNSSTKNDYDGQSHRSAQEKEKIFRGLAIPDRPLGPSGGQRERSRSRSRSRSRSRSPNNTYNYTRESTYDHHQQRHNRFDDRYDRRRNDHDDYDRDYGRDRDRGRKRYRSRSRSPSRSRSLLRDPVVGDIYDARIANITNYGAFATLQGFETKRDGKSEPRGCGHASGGWGCAPDPAAPLASLESLRTRSQPSPAKQELRGLGRSPSRRRQNAREIGTNRAGLIHISAMRSGPRIEHPSDVVRRGQLVKVKLMKIENGKLDLSMKAVDQETGLEILDARATGANGTGLGRDAGDGEVAANVGKRRRKRLTSPERWEIRQLIASGAVSAADYPDLQEDIDDFTNTTEDLEPEIDVDIEVREEEPPFLAGQTRQSLELSPIRVVKAPDGSLNRAAMTGAELAKERREARQLEQRQAELRLKEAKKQSHGESSDPFAARAAMSAAAAGDAAAATNNELASLIAAQEWKKANKNATYGKRVTMSIAEQRRSLPVYGLRQQLVQAVADNQILIIVGDTGSGKTTQITQYLYEEGFADHGKIGCTQPRRVAALSVAKRVAEEVGCKVGDEVGYNIRFEDCTSSRTKIKYMTDGMLQREALLDPDMSQYSVIMLDEAHERTIATDVLFALLKKAARRRPDLKLIITSATLDAEKFSEYFFECPILFIPGRTFPVDIMYTKEPEFDYLEASLMTVLQIHLSEPAGDILVFLTGQDEIDTACETLYERMKSLGDGIPELIILPVYSALPSEMQSRIFEPAPKGARKVVIATNIAETSITIDGIYYVVDPGFVKVNAYDPKLGMDSLVISPISQAQANQRSGRAGRTGPGKCYRLYTESAFQNEMLPNTIPEIQRQNLSNTILMLKAMGINDLLHFDFMDPPPSNTMLTALEELYQLSALDSEGLLTRLGRKMADFPMEPAMAKVLIASVEGGCAEEVLTIVAMLSMQTIFYRPREKKEQADQKRMKFNDPTGDHLTLLNVYNSWKRNGQSKAWCIENFIQERTMRRAQDVRTQLLSIMKKYRHRIESCGDNVDKVRRVLCSGYFRNAARKDPQEGYKTLVEQTPVSLHPSSALFGKHAEYVIYHTLLLTTKEYMQCVTTIDPKWLVEAAPTFFKVADPHNLSKRKRNEKIEPLFDRFAADKNDWRISAQKKAYN, from the coding sequence ATGGATGAAATAGAAAAGCTTGAGATCCTATCACTGGTATCGAGACTGACAACCGAACTGAGTAATTATGTTGGTGTAGCAGATAAGAGCCTGGCGGAGTTCATTCTCCACCTCCATAGCGAGAGCCATAAAGAAACGCAAGCCGGACTTAAAGATTCAGAAATAGGTGAAGACGATGTTGTGAATGTGCGAATAGCGAACTTCAAGGCCAAACTGGATGAAAATGGAGCCAGCTTTCCTGATACTTTTATAGAGCATATGGATCATTTGATTGCTAGCATGCATCCCGAGTTCAGAAAGGCAGCCAAGTCAAACTCACGTAATGGAGATGCTAATGGAACTTCCAGtggcaatagcagcacTAAGAATGATTACGATGGACAATCCCACAGATCAgcacaagaaaaagagaaaatatTCCGAGGTCTGGCTATTCCTGACAGACCTTTAGGACCCAGTGGCGGCCAACGAGAGAGAAGTAGAAGtcgaagcaggagcagaagcagaagcagaagtCCGAATAATACATACAATTACACCAGAGAAAGCACGTACgaccatcatcaacaacgCCACAATCGCTTCGACGACCGCTATGACCGTCGTCGGAACGACCACGACGACTATGACAGGGACTACGGCCGAGACCGCGATCGTGGACGTAAACGGTACCGATCACGATCTCGCTCGCCGTCTCGATCCCGCTCACTGCTTCGAGACCCTGTCGTAGGAGACATCTACGATGCCCGCATCGCCAACATCACCAACTACGGCGCATTTGCGACCCTCCAAGGATTCGAAACCAAACGAGACGGTAAGTCTGAACCTCGGGGGTGtggacatgcctccggcggctggggctgcgccccagaccccgctgctcctctcgcttcgctcgagtcgttgcgtacacggtcccagccatctcctgcgaagcaggagctacggggtctggggcggagccccagccgccggaggcagaatgCACGTGAGATTGGAACTAACAGAGCAGGTCTGATTCATATTTCGGCGATGAGAAGTGGCCCGAGAATTGAGCACCCGTCGGATGTAGTGAGACGGGGACAGCTGGTGAAGGtgaagttgatgaagatCGAGAATGGAAAGCTGGATCTGTCGATGAAAGCGGTGGATCAGGAGACTGGGTTGGAGATCCTGGATGCCAGGGCGACTGGTGCTAATGGCACGGGTCTTGGTAGGGACGCTGGAGATGGTGAGGTGGCGGCGAATGTCGGTAAAAGGAGGAGGAAACGACTGACTTCGCCAGAGAGATGGGAGATACGGCAGCTGATTGCGAGTGGTGCGGTGTCAGCAGCTGATTATCCCGACCTTCAGGAGGATATTGACGATTTCACGAACACGACAGAGGATTTGGAACCGGAGATTGATGTGGATATCGAGGTGCGAGAGGAGGAACCGCCGTTTTTGGCGGGTCAGACGAGACAGAGTCTGGAACTGAGTCCTATCAGGGTAGTCAAAGCGCCAGATGGGTCGCTGAATAGAGCAGCTATGACGGGTGCTGAACTCGCAAAGGAGAGGAGAGAGGCGAGACAGCTGGAACAGCGACAGGCCGAGCTGCGACTCAAGGAGGCGAAGAAACAAAGCCATGGCGAGTCGAGCGACCCATTCGCCGCAAGAGCTGCTatgtctgctgctgctgctggtgatgctgctgctgctacaaaTAATGAGCTGGCGTCACTGATAGCGGCACAAGAGTGGAAGAAGGCCAACAAAAATGCGACTTATGGCAAACGGGTTACCATGAGCATTGCCGAACAGCGAAGGTCTCTTCCTGTGTATGGACTTCGTCAACAGTTGGTTCAGGCGGTGGCTGACAATCAGATTCTAATTATTGTTGGTGATACAGGTTCAGGAAAAACCACCCAAATCACTCAGTACTTGTATGAGGAAGGGTTTGCCGACCATGGAAAGATCGGTTGTACACAGCCAAGACGTGTGGCTGCATTGTCAGTTGCGAAGAGAGTAGCTGAGGAAGTTGGATGTAAAGTTGGTGATGAAGTTGGTTATAACATTCGATTTGAGGATTGCACCAGCAGTAGGACGAAAATCAAATATATGACAGATGGTATGCTACAAAGAGAAGCTCTACTAGATCCAGATATGTCGCAGTACTCAGTGATTATGCTTGATGAGGCCCACGAAAGAACTATAGCTACAGATGTGTTGTTTGCCCTGCTGAAAAAGGCTGCTCGTCGCCGACCCGATTTAAAACTGATTATCACATCAGCAACTTTGGACGCAGAAAAGTTTTCCGAGTACTTTTTTGAATGtcctattttatttattcctgGAAGAACATTTCCAGTTGATATCATGTATACTAAAGAGCCCGAGTTCGACTATCTCGAGGCGTCGCTTATGACGGTGTTACAAATCCATTTATCAGAACCGGCGGGAGATATCCTGGTGTTTTTAACTGGTCAAGATGAAATCGACACTGCTTGTGAAACTCTTTATGAAAGAATGAAAAGTCTGGGTGATGGTATTCCCGAGCTGATTATTCTCCCAGTATATTCAGCTCTACCAAGTGAAATGCAGAGTCGTATTTTCGAGCCTGCCCCCAAAGGAGCTAGAAAAGTAGTCATTGCTACTAATATTGCCGAAACATCTATTACTATCGACGGTATTTACTATGTAGTGGATCCTGGGTTTGTCAAAGTCAATGCTTATGATCCTAAACTCGGTATGGACTCGCTGGTGATATCTCCCATCAGTCAGGCTCAAGCCAATCAACGGTCAGGTCGTGCTGGTCGTACTGGACCTGGTAAATGCTACCGTCTGTATACGGAATCAGCCTTTCAAAATGAGATGCTACCGAACACAATTCCAGAGATTCAACGACAGAACTTGTCCAATACAATTCTCATGCTCAAAGCTATGGGTATAAACGACCTGTTACATTTCGATTTTATGGACCCACCACCGTCTAATACAATGTTGACGGCCTTGGAAGAGTTGTATCAATTATCAGCACTTGATAGCGAAGGATTATTAACAAGACTAGGAAGGAAAATGGCCGACTTCCCTATGGAACCAGCCATGGCCAAGGTCCTAATTGCGTCTGTAGAAGGAGGATGTGCTGAAGAAGTGCTTACAATTGTAGCCATGTTATCAATGCAGACAATTTTCTATCGACCACgagagaaaaaagaacaagctGACCAGAAACGAATGAAGTTTAACGATCCTACTGGCGACCACCTGACTCTTTTGAATGTATACAATTCGTGGAAACGCAACGGGCAGTCAAAAGCGTGGTGTATTGAAAATTTCATTCAAGAACGAACGATGCGACGAGCTCAAGACGTCCGTACACAGTTGTTATCGATTATGAAGAAGTACCGTCACCGGATCGAGAGTTGTGGTGACAATGTCGATAAAGTGCGACGAGTTCTCTGTAGCGGATATTTCCGCAACGCAGCACGAAAAGATCCGCAAGAAGGATACAAAACACTTGTGGAACAAACACCCGTGTCACTTCATCCGTCCTCAGCACTGTTTGGAAAACACGCCGAGTACGTTATCTACCACACACTTCTTCTCACCACCAAAGAGTACATGCAATGTGTGACAACTATCGACCCCAAATGGCTCGTCGAAGCAGCACCCACCTTCTTCAAAGTGGCCGACCCACACAATCTCAGCAAACGCAAACGCAACGAGAAAATCGAGCCCCTCTTCGACCGGTTCGCGGCAGACAAAAACGACTGGCGCATCAGCGCTCAAAAAAAGGCATATAACTAA